GCGCTGAGGGAGGCGCAGCTAAGCCTGCTGCGCTCGCGCGACCTCGCGATGCGGTCCCCCGCGGTCTGGGCCGGGTTCCGCTACGCGGGCAGGTGATGGAGATTCGGAGGGTTGCCGAGCACCGAACGTGATTCGTCCTCTCAGCCCCGGAATGGTCGAACCGTCGCGAGCTCGAGTTGGAGCGTGTTCAGAGCTTTCTCGAGTGCGTTCCAGTCAGGCGCCTCCGCATCCGCGGCGGCGCGGACGCGGTCCAGGGCTGCGCGCGCGTCGCCTTGGGTGAGATCACGGGCACTCCGCAGGATCGTGCGGCTCTCATCGGCGCGGAAGAACGCGACATCCCGCCGGTGCGCGGCCAGGAGCGCCGCCTCGGTCCACGCGCCGAGCTGCAGGTAGGGCCTGCCGAACCGGTTTGCAAGCCGGTCCGTAGCCCGCTGCAGCAGCGGGGCGAGGGAGTCGTACGGCGCGTCGGGTCGGTTCGCGATCTGGTGAAGCGGGGTGCTGCGCCCGCTTCCGGGCTCGAAGCGCGCCGCTGCCTGCGTGGCCAGCAAGCGCGTGGTGTCCGTGTCTCCCGAGCGCGCCGCCACTGCCAAGTCCACCAGCAGTGCCCCTGCCCGTACGGCTCGGGCGTTCCGCTCCTCCGGTGTCGCCGGCGGAGAAGCGTCGCCGCCACGTATTGCGCCCCACCGCTCTGCTCCTGGCCACTCCGCCGGCAGCCCGCGTCCGGACTGCTCCAGGCGCATGGCCAGTTGCACCGGATCGTTCGCGCCGGACGCGCGTGCGCGCGGCAGCAACAGGAACGCGAGCGCCAGCGCGACCACTCCCGCGGGAAGTGCCGCCCATCGCCCGGAGCGGCGCCATCCCCGCGTGCGCACGCTCGGCGGAAGCGAGGGAGAAAGGGCGGGCGCGGGCGCCTCCGCCTGCGCATCCACCGCGCCTGCTTCCTCCTCTTCGAGCTCCCGGAGGACGGCCGCCGAGTCGGTGAACACCTCGTAGTCTTCGCCCGCCGTGGAGAGCTGCGCCAGCAGCTCGCGGCGCTCGGCGTCGCCCAGCCGGCCGTCGAGCAGGGCGGCAAGACGCTCGTCATCTATCTTGGGATCGTTCACCAGTGGCCTCCTGACGTGGGCGCTGCCCCATCTCGTTTGACGGACACCGTTCGGGACAATTCGCGCTCGCTCATCGATCCTCTTCATCCCCCAGCATGTCGCGCACGTCTTCGCCGCGCACTCCGCCGTTCTCCAGATATTCGCGGAGCTGCTTGAGCAGCCGCTCCACCCGCCGGTAGAGCGGCTTCTGTTCCAGGCGCAGCGCGCGGGCCACGTCGGCGAGCGTGTAGCCGTCCACCAGATGCATCCGCACGATCATCTGGTCCTCGGGCTCCAGCCGGTCCATGGCGCGGCGCAGTGCCTCGTTGATCTCATCCCGCCGTTCCCCCGCCTCCGCCGCGGCGAGCCCCCCGTCGGCCCCGGACCGGTCAGGCGCTACGTCGAGAGCGACGTCCGACGTCACCTCCACGACCCGCATGGGCGGCCGGGCGGGCAGGGATGCCAGCAGGCGGGCGAGCTGGGCGTCGGACAGGGTGGTGCGACCGCCGGTGCGCAGCTTCTCGGCCGCCTGTGACAGGGTGTACCCGTCGCGGTGAACGAGCGCCTCCAGCTCCGGCGCCGGCGGCCCCATGCGCGCCGCCATCGCCGAGGGGCGCCACCGCCCCAGCCGCCCGCGCCAGTAGTCGTGGAACCGCCGTGTGATCACGGTGGTGAGGTACGTCCTCAGCAGGCTCTCACCGCGGTAGTTGCCGATGACGGCGTAGTCGTCCTTAATCAGCTCGATCTTGATCCAGGCCGCGAAGTCCTCCGCGTCGCTTTCCGGCACGCCTTTGTGGCGGCAGAGCCTGGCGGCGACCTTCTCGATCCAATCGAGGTGCTCCAGAAAGAGAGCCTCATTTTTCTGACGGTCAAGCATCCGGAACCGGGAGCGAGGGACACCGAAGAGGCCGGAAATGATACCAAAGTACCCGCTCGCACCACGCATCGACAGGGGAACGTGCGCACCCGCGCGTGGAGCTTCGAATCCCCGCGGATGCGAAAAAGCGACGGCGCCGTCCGACTAGTAGCGATGCGGGACAGACACGACGCTCGCGCCGGCCGCCCACGAGGGGCGCCGCGACGGGGCGCCGCCCTTCACGGCAACGGAGCTCACATGGCCTTCACCCTCCGCATCACCTTCTCGGGGCTCTGCCTCTTCGTCCCCGAGCGCGCCGCCCCCGGCGACACCCAGGGCCGGATGCACGTGCTGATGCCCGGCATGTTCGGGCACCACCACGGTCCGGCGGACCGCCACATCCCCGTGCTCGCCTACGACTCGGGGTACCTCGTGGAAGGCGGTTCGCTGAACGACGTCACGGCGGTGGCGTCGCTCACCGGCCACACGCTCACCTTCGGGGACGGCGCAGACGCCGAGCTCAGGCTGTGCAGCCAGATCGTGAACCTGCGCGAGGTCACGGACCGTCCGGTGCACCCCGACCACCTGGCCGACGACACGCAGAAGAAGCTCGTCTCGCGCGTCACGCTGGGGGCGGGGGCGATGACGCGGGTGTCGCCGGGCGTGTGCTGGGAGTGGGGCCCCGGCGAGTTCCGGCCCATCGCTCACCGCGCGGAGTGGGAGATCCCGGACTTCCCGGGGGACCGGCTCGTCCTAGCCGCGGTGCCGTTCGGGGGTGGGGGTGCGTCCCGGGCGCTGGGCACCCTCTTCCCGGTGGACGGCTTGCTGAGCCTGGACGTGCTGCACGAGACGCAGGCCGACCTCCCCCCGGAGCCGCTGCCCCTGGAGCACCAGCACCCGCCCATGCCCGGCGAGTCCCCGATGCACTTCTCGGCGTACTTCGGCGTCTTCGGCGGCCCCGTGCCCATGCGCTTGCCGCGGTACTGGGGCAGTCTGGAGGAGTGCCCCGACCTTTCCGGCGGGTGCCCGTCCATCCCGCCGTCCATGGGCGGAACGCCGTTCAAGTGCCTGCTGGCGGGCAACGACCCCTGATCGATTTTAGTACGCCCGCCGCGATGCCGCGGCGGGCGATCCATTCCACCCACCGAGCGTGCGCCCATGTCTCGTGCCGCATCCATCCACATCGGCGTCAACCAGCCGTGCGAACGGTCGCCCGGCCAGCGGCTGCGGCACAGCGAGGACACGGCCTGGAAGATGGCGGGGCTGGCGCAGCAGGCCGGCTACCGCTCCATAACCGTGCTCCAGGGTGCCGAAGCCACCCGCCAGGCCGTTCACGACGCCCTCGCCCGCGCCGCGACGACGCTGGCGAGCGGCGACACCCTGTTGGTCTCCTTCTCCGGCCACGGCACCCGCCGGCGGGACCTGATGGTGGACAAGGACGAGCGGGACGACTGCGACGAGGCGTGGTGCCTCTCCGATTCCGTGCTCGTGGACGACCAGGTGGTGGGATACTGGCGGCTGTTCGACGCAGGCGTCCGCATCGTGGCGGTGACGGAGAGCTGCTACGGCGGGGGGATGGGCCGCGACTGGGACCGCCCGGTGCCCCAAGGGAGCGCGACGGCGGCGCTGGGCAGCCCCGGCATTGTCTACCGCGGCTCGCCGCCTGGCGAGGTGGCGCCAGCGGACCCGTGGGCGCCCTGCATCGCCGCGGCGCCGCGGCATGCGGACGGGATCGGCGCCAGCCTGCTGCTTCTCTCCGCCTGCGGGGAGCACCAGGTTGCACGCGACGGGCTGTTCTCCAAGCACCTGCTGGACATCTGGAGCGACGGCGCGTTCGGCGGGAGCTACTGCGAGCTGTACCGGCAGGTGCACCAGCGCGTGGCGACGCAGGCGTGCGGGCAGCAGCCTCGCATCTCGATGTTCGGCGCACCGGATCACCGGTTCTCCATCGAGCCCGCCTTCCATGTGCATCCGTGGGCCGCCGGTCGCACGACCGTATACCGCTGAGCTGCCGCGACGGGCGCACCTGCGGAGTTCGACGGCTCGCTTCGGCTCGGGAGGCCGGTGCTGGCAGGCCTGGCGGCTTGCAGAACGCTCGTGGACTGGCGAGCTTGCGAACGGCCGCAAGGCACT
The DNA window shown above is from Longimicrobiaceae bacterium and carries:
- a CDS encoding caspase family protein — encoded protein: MSRAASIHIGVNQPCERSPGQRLRHSEDTAWKMAGLAQQAGYRSITVLQGAEATRQAVHDALARAATTLASGDTLLVSFSGHGTRRRDLMVDKDERDDCDEAWCLSDSVLVDDQVVGYWRLFDAGVRIVAVTESCYGGGMGRDWDRPVPQGSATAALGSPGIVYRGSPPGEVAPADPWAPCIAAAPRHADGIGASLLLLSACGEHQVARDGLFSKHLLDIWSDGAFGGSYCELYRQVHQRVATQACGQQPRISMFGAPDHRFSIEPAFHVHPWAAGRTTVYR
- a CDS encoding sigma-70 family RNA polymerase sigma factor — encoded protein: MLDRQKNEALFLEHLDWIEKVAARLCRHKGVPESDAEDFAAWIKIELIKDDYAVIGNYRGESLLRTYLTTVITRRFHDYWRGRLGRWRPSAMAARMGPPAPELEALVHRDGYTLSQAAEKLRTGGRTTLSDAQLARLLASLPARPPMRVVEVTSDVALDVAPDRSGADGGLAAAEAGERRDEINEALRRAMDRLEPEDQMIVRMHLVDGYTLADVARALRLEQKPLYRRVERLLKQLREYLENGGVRGEDVRDMLGDEEDR